A genome region from Oenanthe melanoleuca isolate GR-GAL-2019-014 chromosome 2, OMel1.0, whole genome shotgun sequence includes the following:
- the RAB31 gene encoding ras-related protein Rab-31, with translation MMAIRELKVCLLGDTGVGKSSIVCRFVQDHFDHNISPTIGASFMTKTVPCGNELHKFLIWDTAGQERFHSLAPMYYRGSAAAVIVYDITKQDSFHTLKKWVKELKEHGPENIVMAIAGNKCDLSDIREVPMKDAKEYAESIGAIVVETSAKNAVNIEELFQGISQQIPPLDPHENSNNGAIKLGRQTSQTGRRCC, from the exons GATACTGGGGTTGGGAAATCGAGCATCGTTTGTCGATTTGTCCAGGACCACTTTGATCATAATATTAGTCCTACTATTGG GGCATCCTTCATGACTAAAACTGTGCCATGTGGGAATGAGCTTCATAAATTTCTAATCTGGGACACAGCTGGTCAGGAACGG TTTCACTCCTTGGCTCCCATGTACTACCGaggttcagcagcagctgtgataGTGTATGATATCACCAAACAG GATTCATTCCATACTTTGAAAAAATGGGTGAAAGAACTAAAAGAACATGGTCCTGAAAACATTGTAATGGCTATCGCTGGAAATAAATGTGATCTTTCTGATATCAG ggaggTTCCTATGAAGGATGCCAAAGAATATGCAGAATCCATAGGTGCAATTGTTGTTGAAACCAGTGCAAAGAATGCTGTTAACATTGAAGAACTTTTTCAAGGAATAA GTCAGCAAATTCCACCGTTAGATCCTCATGAAAACAGTAACAATGGAGCAATCAAACTTGGAAGGCAGACTTCACAGACGGGTAGGCGGTGCTGCTGA